One Dreissena polymorpha isolate Duluth1 chromosome 9, UMN_Dpol_1.0, whole genome shotgun sequence genomic window carries:
- the LOC127845854 gene encoding uncharacterized protein DDB_G0286299-like encodes MDNESVTSEASETSESSTGSESDVEETDDTASCRSLTFSVKSGRSTATVKSKKTKKRVRFKPGASLVLIYEIPNREMLGLKSESEDSDGSGEESDDEDDDDDDGDEEDDDEEDEENDEDDDDNEDEDDEESDDEDEGDDDGKENKQKLKKPKPFARLIAVKQLYNKKLQESRANSKKVSETPRVASAEKKTRKSAKRETKERIKSSKSVSLPIINVDNKNKTNKKKSRASNKRKDNDKTKKLKKGRTRLIEIRATVQGCNKSSSITSVPKTLSKQDLKPSVIDVNHLSGTSKPLTNRAKLQPISVRFSKSDLRPTSGSATSDSPTRRHSVAHVVSASYESLTSVMPDSYITIKAGQNCLLGQNGFVGQNGQVGQNGLIGQNGHALRNGLLGQNGLIEEESIKRLDPDLMSSSSKRNYAWQIANGAISSQSLRTPSILPFWDSLQNSENNTIKLPT; translated from the coding sequence ATGGATAACGAAAGCGTGACGTCAGAGGCGTCAGAGACGTCAGAGAGTAGTACCGGCTCGGAAAGTGACGTCGAAGAAACTGACGATACCGCGTCGTGTCGCTCGCTGACGTTTAGCGTAAAATCTGGACGCTCGACGGCGACGGTAAAATCTAAGAAAACTAAGAAACGCGTGCGGTTTAAGCCGGGTGCGAGTTTGGTTCTCATTTACGAGATTCCAAACAGAGAAATGTTGGGGCTGAAGAGTGAATCGGAGGACTCGGACGGAAGCGGAGAAGAAAGCGATgatgaagatgacgatgatgacgacggtgatgaggaggatgatgatgaagaggatGAGGAAAATGACGAAGACGATGATGACAATgaggatgaagatgatgaagaaaGTGACGACGAAGACGAGGGCGACGATGATGGAAAAGAAAATAAACAGAAGCTTAAAAAGCCGAAACCTTTTGCAAGACTTATTGCTGTTAAACAGTTGTATAACAAGAAACTACAAGAGTCCAGGGCGAACTCAAAAAAGGTGAGTGAAACCCCAAGAGTGGCTAGTGCTGAGAAGAAAACTCGTAAATCTGCAAAGCGAGAAACAAAAGAACGTATAAAGTCTTCCAAATCAGTGTCTCTGCCAATCATTAACGtagacaataaaaacaaaacaaataagaaaaagaGTAGAGCTAGCAATAAGAGGAAGGACAATGATAAAACAAAGAAACTTAAAAAGGGCCGAACGAGACTCATAGAAATACGGGCCACAGTTCAGGGatgcaataaatcgtcttctATTACCTCTGTCCCCAAAACGTTGTCAAAACAAGACTTAAAACCGTCTGTCATCGACGTTAATCACCTGTCGGGAACATCTAAACCCCTTACAAACCGCGCTAAACTACAACCCATTTCTGTTCGTTTTTCTAAATCTGACCTCCGTCCCACATCCGGTTCGGCGACGAGTGACTCGCCGACCCGGAGACATTCGGTTGCACACGTGGTATCGGCAAGCTATGAGTCGCTCACAAGTGTAATGCCTGACTCTTACATTACTATCAAGGCCGGGCAAAATTGTTTATTAGGACAAAACGGTTTTGTCGGACAGAACGGTCAAGTGGGACAAAACGGTCTGATTGGTCAGAATGGTCATGCGTTACGGAATGGTCTTTTGGGACAAAACGGTCTTATTGAGGAAGAGTCAATCAAGCGTCTAGATCCAGACCTAATGAGCTCGTCTTCAAAACGGAACTACGCATGGCAGATTGCAAATGGCGCTATTTCTAGTCAATCACTTCGCACCCCAAGTATTCTACCATTCTGGGACAGTCTACAGAATTCGGAAAATAACACCATTAAGTTACCAACATGA